The following are encoded together in the Flavobacterium sp. TR2 genome:
- a CDS encoding site-specific integrase, translated as MKVVFELRKEKITSNGLIPIQFVVRAEGIRIRKNVGVSTRETYWTGSRVKPNLKKEENNNYQFINDELQRIESKVNDIFFFFRANKIPFSKEKFLEQLESKQARINSELDFFECFDEYLLSGSLSKAYNTIKAQKTIKGYLQSFQNDTGFNISFNKIDNDFYEELMKYSFFEKKIKNNYFAKIIAVIKSFLKWCTDKNYNSNRDFEKFKGVEHDVDIIYLTHEELMLLYNYEFENSRLNHTKDFYCMGCFTGLRFSDLSQLHQANITETHINISIQKTKTQNHIIRLNKFSKEILEKYQGTIYEPLPAISMQKFNDYIKECCEIVGIDKPTTITGFVGTKKIQNTLPKYQLITSHTARKTFITNSLLLGMEPKAIKKIANIKKDAVLDKYMKITEEYTDEQMDKWNNHGK; from the coding sequence ATGAAAGTGGTCTTTGAACTAAGGAAAGAGAAAATAACATCAAATGGGTTAATCCCAATTCAGTTTGTTGTTAGAGCTGAAGGAATTCGAATAAGGAAAAATGTTGGTGTAAGTACCAGAGAAACCTACTGGACAGGCTCAAGAGTAAAACCAAATCTTAAAAAGGAAGAGAACAATAATTATCAATTTATTAATGATGAATTACAAAGAATAGAATCTAAAGTAAATGATATTTTTTTCTTTTTCAGAGCTAATAAAATACCCTTTTCTAAAGAAAAATTTTTAGAACAACTTGAATCTAAACAGGCAAGAATAAACTCGGAATTAGACTTTTTTGAATGCTTTGATGAATATTTATTGTCTGGATCATTATCTAAAGCATACAATACAATTAAAGCTCAGAAAACAATAAAAGGTTATCTGCAATCTTTTCAAAACGATACAGGATTCAATATTTCATTTAATAAAATAGATAATGACTTTTATGAAGAATTGATGAAATATTCTTTCTTCGAAAAGAAGATAAAGAACAATTATTTTGCAAAAATAATAGCCGTTATAAAGTCCTTTTTAAAGTGGTGTACAGACAAAAACTACAACAGTAATAGAGATTTCGAAAAGTTTAAAGGTGTTGAACATGATGTAGATATTATTTATCTCACACATGAAGAATTGATGCTACTTTATAATTATGAATTTGAAAATTCTAGATTAAATCATACAAAAGATTTTTATTGTATGGGTTGCTTTACGGGACTAAGATTTTCAGATTTATCACAGTTGCATCAAGCAAACATTACAGAAACTCATATTAATATCTCAATTCAAAAGACGAAAACTCAAAATCATATTATTCGACTAAATAAGTTTTCCAAAGAGATTTTAGAGAAATACCAGGGCACAATCTATGAGCCGTTGCCAGCAATCTCAATGCAAAAGTTTAACGATTACATTAAAGAATGTTGTGAGATAGTTGGTATAGATAAACCAACAACCATAACAGGATTTGTGGGAACGAAGAAAATTCAGAATACACTCCCAAAATATCAATTGATTACGAGTCATACAGCACGAAAGACATTTATAACAAATTCTTTATTACTTGGTATGGAACCAAAAGCAATTAAAAAAATTGCGAATATCAAAAAAGATGCTGTATTAGATAAATATATGAAGATTACCGAGGAATACACTGATGAACAAATGGATAAATGGAATAATCATGGGAAATAA
- a CDS encoding helix-turn-helix domain-containing protein has product MSVLLYSHSKQDLEKVVEIILSKVQNFQISKSSNYPEKEDLITQKEACKFLNISLPTIISWRKEKDLPHYNYNGRYFYSEKELLEYGKRNNQIKKT; this is encoded by the coding sequence ATGTCGGTACTATTGTATTCCCACAGTAAACAAGATTTAGAAAAAGTTGTAGAAATCATTCTCAGTAAAGTACAAAATTTTCAAATTTCGAAATCTTCAAATTACCCTGAGAAAGAGGACTTAATTACTCAAAAAGAAGCTTGTAAATTCTTAAATATTTCTCTGCCGACTATTATTAGCTGGAGAAAAGAGAAAGACCTGCCACACTACAATTATAACGGAAGATATTTCTATTCTGAGAAAGAGCTTCTAGAATATGGTAAAAGAAATAATCAAATAAAAAAGACGTAA
- a CDS encoding virulence-associated E family protein, translated as MKDKSQNKLYHSNTASNTIFDRIIKYVDSKYRIRFNTISLDYEINIIGNDNWESLNLNSLLIELTRNNIETNYNKLEILIKSNLIERYNPIEEYLLQLPNWNKEVDFIKKLASYVKTNDDEAFVYHLKKWFARAVKCAIEKEKINKHAIILANGDQHAGKSTYFQFFIPKVLSSYIAEDIGTDKDSRVKMCKNLIINLEELNIMGKTDVNYLKSLISKVFINERLPYERRAENLPRICSFVGSTNRTEFLTDETGSVRWIIFDVIGRLNFKYSKEINMDDVWSQAYYLAYCDKNFEPELTQQDVIDNEKRNEKYTSLTIEQETVIKYFEKSDNTIDFYTATEIMTKLIPIGLKLNREKIGKALSGFKFNRIKHPQKQVYGYLAKPKFKISPVEIMN; from the coding sequence ATGAAAGACAAATCTCAAAATAAATTATATCATTCTAATACAGCATCAAATACCATATTTGATAGAATCATCAAATATGTTGATTCTAAGTATAGAATCCGCTTTAATACAATATCGCTAGACTATGAAATAAACATTATTGGAAATGATAATTGGGAATCACTAAATTTAAATTCATTGCTTATTGAATTAACTAGAAATAATATTGAAACCAATTATAATAAGCTAGAAATTCTAATTAAATCTAATTTAATTGAGAGGTATAACCCTATCGAAGAATATCTTTTACAACTACCAAACTGGAATAAAGAAGTCGATTTTATTAAGAAACTAGCCTCGTATGTTAAAACCAATGATGATGAAGCGTTTGTTTATCATTTAAAAAAATGGTTTGCTAGAGCTGTTAAATGTGCTATTGAAAAAGAAAAAATAAATAAGCACGCTATAATATTGGCTAACGGTGATCAACATGCTGGTAAATCAACATATTTTCAATTTTTCATTCCAAAAGTACTTTCAAGTTATATCGCAGAAGACATTGGAACAGATAAGGATTCTCGTGTAAAAATGTGCAAAAACCTTATTATAAATCTTGAAGAATTAAACATCATGGGTAAAACTGATGTCAATTACTTGAAATCATTAATTAGTAAAGTATTTATTAATGAAAGACTACCGTATGAAAGGAGGGCTGAAAATTTACCAAGAATTTGTTCTTTCGTCGGCTCTACCAATAGAACTGAATTTCTGACTGATGAAACTGGTTCCGTAAGATGGATAATTTTTGATGTTATAGGTAGACTCAATTTCAAATATTCTAAAGAGATTAATATGGATGACGTTTGGTCGCAAGCTTATTATTTGGCTTATTGTGATAAGAACTTTGAACCAGAATTAACACAACAAGATGTTATTGATAATGAAAAGAGAAATGAAAAATATACCAGTCTTACCATCGAACAAGAAACAGTAATTAAATATTTCGAAAAATCAGACAACACTATCGATTTCTATACGGCTACAGAGATAATGACAAAGCTAATTCCCATCGGATTAAAGCTCAACAGAGAAAAAATAGGTAAAGCTTTAAGTGGGTTTAAGTTTAATAGGATAAAACATCCTCAAAAACAGGTATACGGCTATTTAGCAAAACCTAAATTTAAAATAAGCCCAGTAGAAATAATGAATTAA
- a CDS encoding toprim domain-containing protein: MNAIQAKEISIEKILQNLGCEPTKSNQNESWYLSPFRIEKTASFKLNRKINRWFDHGEQKGGNVIDFVIAKFGFNVSEALSYLEKFDSFFSFHEQIFNSEAQEENTINVEKIMPIQHVALIQYLKSRGIKEYKTNDCLKEIHYTIKDKKYFAIGFENKSNGFEIRNKYAKICIGKKDVTLVSNQSQILRIFEGFFDYLSFIQIRDNKNLEQSDYLVLNSVGLITKNLSVLQNYRTIELYLDNDTTGNKYTELIIKSFQDSIDYRRIFKGYKDLNEWFSLCEIEVKF; this comes from the coding sequence ATGAACGCAATACAAGCAAAAGAAATATCAATAGAAAAAATACTTCAAAATTTAGGATGTGAACCAACAAAATCAAATCAAAATGAAAGTTGGTACTTGTCTCCTTTTAGGATTGAAAAAACAGCTTCTTTTAAATTAAATAGAAAGATCAATCGATGGTTTGACCATGGAGAACAAAAAGGCGGAAATGTTATAGACTTCGTAATTGCAAAATTTGGTTTTAATGTCAGCGAGGCTCTTAGTTATCTCGAAAAATTTGATTCTTTTTTTTCTTTTCATGAGCAAATTTTTAATAGCGAAGCCCAAGAAGAGAATACTATTAATGTTGAAAAAATAATGCCGATCCAGCATGTAGCATTAATCCAATATTTAAAAAGCAGAGGAATCAAAGAATATAAAACGAATGATTGTTTAAAAGAGATTCACTACACAATTAAAGATAAAAAATATTTTGCGATAGGATTTGAAAACAAGAGCAACGGTTTCGAAATAAGAAACAAATATGCCAAGATATGTATCGGTAAAAAAGATGTAACACTTGTTTCAAACCAATCTCAAATATTAAGAATATTTGAAGGCTTTTTCGATTATCTCTCATTTATTCAAATCAGAGATAATAAAAATCTTGAGCAGTCCGATTACCTCGTTTTAAACTCGGTAGGATTGATTACTAAAAACCTGTCGGTTTTACAAAATTACCGAACAATTGAATTGTACTTAGATAATGATACTACAGGAAATAAATACACAGAACTTATAATTAAATCTTTTCAAGATTCAATTGACTACAGAAGAATTTTTAAGGGATATAAAGACTTAAATGAATGGTTTTCGCTTTGCGAAATAGAAGTAAAATTTTAG
- a CDS encoding plasmid mobilization protein: protein MKGNYKNEEDVRSKKIEIRVTELEKTKIESNAEKAGFGVSHYGREIMINGRVFQKLKNISAENSTEMKEQSLDRKTLLGLANNLNQLTRYAHQIKTLPEKKLLEDLLEKIEKIIEK from the coding sequence ATGAAAGGGAATTATAAAAATGAAGAAGATGTTCGCAGTAAAAAAATAGAGATTCGAGTTACTGAATTGGAAAAAACAAAAATAGAATCTAATGCAGAAAAAGCGGGTTTTGGAGTTTCGCATTATGGGAGAGAAATAATGATAAACGGAAGAGTTTTTCAAAAATTGAAAAACATATCAGCGGAAAATTCTACGGAAATGAAAGAGCAAAGTTTAGATAGAAAAACACTATTGGGACTAGCTAATAATTTAAATCAGCTCACAAGATATGCTCATCAAATTAAAACTCTTCCAGAGAAAAAGCTATTAGAAGATCTTTTAGAAAAAATCGAAAAGATAATTGAAAAATGA
- a CDS encoding relaxase/mobilization nuclease domain-containing protein: MIATATTGTGFKGCLSYVQKEHEKNLSEEEKPELISKNNIYGDTQKMSSQMHFLANENSRVSRPVLHVAVSFHKDEKLSPENAQKAVNAVLKEVGVDKENNQYLLMKHNDAKHEHYHAVINKVGLDGKNLNTSYIVNRLQVACDKVEKEQGLRRTEGRTVVYDPTNEKGYRFLNKEEKAVVAEKKRETLSRDKDRKISDEKNHIKAKVSEALKDHGINTPEKLKNALGKEAIETKFMQNKNGICGISFRYNNQSHKGSALGYKWNNINNKLYSNQKLTSMKLTPEEKKEIQFKDDYNKAIRTVINEHGSAFRNGNLNPDTDKIFMQNGFKKEEEKFVFERENQKITVSEKPFDFAKEEVSKQYEAFKEREREYNQLMSTAPQKKPLFFGKKEVEKANSELLGKQLLTGKPEFRPGNYGLNGIDFHVNSTTIQQKAREEQMSQHRLKLDGIEGERRNKIGRGIGR, from the coding sequence ATGATTGCTACAGCTACCACAGGTACAGGATTCAAAGGTTGTCTTTCCTATGTTCAGAAAGAGCATGAAAAGAATCTGAGTGAAGAAGAAAAACCAGAACTAATTTCCAAAAACAACATATACGGTGATACTCAAAAAATGAGTTCGCAGATGCATTTTTTAGCAAATGAGAATAGTCGCGTTTCTAGACCTGTTCTGCATGTTGCTGTAAGTTTTCATAAGGATGAGAAATTATCTCCAGAAAATGCGCAAAAAGCAGTTAATGCAGTATTAAAGGAAGTGGGTGTTGACAAAGAAAATAATCAATATCTGCTCATGAAGCATAATGATGCTAAGCATGAACATTATCATGCTGTTATTAATAAAGTTGGGCTGGATGGAAAGAATCTAAACACAAGCTATATAGTAAATCGTCTGCAAGTTGCTTGCGATAAAGTAGAAAAAGAGCAGGGACTGAGAAGAACAGAAGGAAGAACTGTGGTATATGACCCAACAAATGAAAAGGGCTATCGATTTCTGAATAAAGAGGAAAAAGCTGTAGTTGCAGAAAAGAAAAGGGAAACTCTTAGCAGAGATAAAGACAGGAAAATCTCAGATGAAAAAAATCATATTAAAGCAAAGGTATCGGAAGCTTTAAAAGACCACGGAATTAACACACCAGAAAAATTAAAGAATGCCCTGGGAAAAGAAGCTATAGAAACTAAGTTCATGCAGAATAAGAATGGAATATGCGGAATTTCATTTCGATACAATAACCAATCCCATAAAGGCAGTGCTTTAGGTTATAAGTGGAACAACATTAATAATAAATTATATAGTAACCAAAAATTAACAAGTATGAAACTAACACCAGAAGAAAAAAAAGAGATTCAGTTTAAGGATGATTATAACAAAGCAATCAGAACAGTGATTAATGAACACGGTTCAGCTTTTAGAAATGGCAATTTAAATCCTGACACCGATAAAATTTTTATGCAAAATGGATTTAAAAAGGAAGAAGAGAAGTTCGTTTTTGAGCGTGAAAATCAAAAAATAACAGTAAGCGAAAAGCCATTTGACTTCGCAAAAGAAGAAGTTAGTAAGCAGTATGAAGCTTTCAAAGAAAGAGAGAGAGAATATAATCAATTAATGAGTACTGCGCCTCAGAAAAAGCCTCTCTTCTTTGGAAAAAAAGAGGTAGAAAAAGCGAACAGTGAACTTTTAGGTAAACAATTATTGACAGGAAAACCAGAGTTTAGACCTGGAAATTATGGATTAAATGGAATTGATTTTCATGTGAACTCCACAACTATTCAGCAAAAAGCGAGAGAAGAACAAATGAGTCAGCATAGGCTAAAATTAGATGGGATTGAAGGAGAAAGACGAAATAAAATAGGAAGAGGAATCGGGAGGTAA
- a CDS encoding type IV secretory system conjugative DNA transfer family protein, with the protein MKEIKHEHAKTEKGPITLVKLVLIVLLVLFMLLFFKPLWQGYKTMLHIVWKGIISPKSIRFFLEALFCLFLINIPFIIIAFLLYKKVKRKLIRYKILSPSKGKPLKRKSFNPSALELELNGEVEIKNPYAGVFISGGAGSGKSKSTVEPIIYDAGRKNFTGVVYDFKFPELAKYVETAFQNSKVERKYVNFTNMNITNRVNPIHPELMKNDSYAREFAYSILANLNPSMISKPDFWSDNSLSLLASVFWYLRNEHPKYCTLPHAISLILQPDLEALLNLLQRNSKCVDMIATILTAHSQGAQNQLSGVISSLQVALSKINTAEIYFVTSESDFSLNLNDPDKPIILVVGNDPTLSETYSPVIGLILTSISKQINQQSKEKSLFLIDEFPTVFIPKVEQLPATGRSNKVATILACQDIAQMVDKYGKDRADTILANLGTQFYGRTTNPETAKRVSSLFGKEDKLIESTNRSKSTNMFGLDPKNTSGSSYSYQERDLVKVQDVAQLETGSFYTVLSEGNPRQGKVSIPLNLSFVKTELPQKRVISEEQIENVFDRIKMEAREILSGYKEDYS; encoded by the coding sequence ATGAAAGAAATAAAACACGAACACGCAAAAACAGAAAAAGGCCCAATTACTCTTGTAAAATTAGTATTAATCGTTTTACTAGTCTTATTTATGCTTTTGTTTTTTAAACCATTATGGCAAGGCTATAAAACGATGTTGCACATTGTTTGGAAGGGAATTATAAGTCCCAAAAGCATAAGATTCTTTTTGGAGGCATTATTTTGCCTGTTTTTAATCAATATTCCATTTATAATAATTGCATTTTTATTATATAAAAAAGTAAAAAGAAAATTAATAAGGTATAAAATATTATCACCTAGCAAAGGGAAACCACTAAAAAGAAAATCATTTAATCCAAGCGCACTAGAGTTAGAACTTAATGGAGAAGTAGAAATAAAAAACCCTTATGCAGGTGTGTTTATTTCAGGAGGTGCCGGAAGCGGAAAAAGTAAGTCTACTGTCGAACCAATTATTTATGATGCAGGTAGAAAAAATTTTACGGGAGTTGTTTATGATTTCAAATTTCCAGAACTAGCCAAATATGTAGAAACTGCTTTTCAAAACTCAAAAGTAGAAAGAAAGTATGTGAATTTTACTAATATGAATATCACAAACAGAGTGAATCCTATTCATCCTGAGTTAATGAAAAATGACAGTTATGCCAGGGAATTTGCGTATTCAATTTTAGCGAATTTAAATCCTTCAATGATTTCTAAGCCAGACTTTTGGAGCGATAATAGCTTGTCTTTATTAGCATCTGTTTTTTGGTATTTAAGAAACGAGCATCCTAAGTATTGTACATTACCACACGCTATAAGCTTAATTCTTCAACCTGATTTAGAAGCTTTATTGAATCTATTGCAAAGAAATAGTAAGTGTGTTGATATGATAGCTACTATACTTACAGCTCATAGTCAAGGTGCGCAAAATCAGTTGTCAGGTGTGATTTCATCTTTACAAGTAGCATTATCAAAAATTAATACTGCAGAAATATATTTTGTTACCTCAGAGAGTGATTTTAGCTTAAACTTAAACGATCCAGATAAACCAATTATTCTAGTAGTAGGAAACGATCCAACATTAAGCGAAACGTATTCGCCTGTTATTGGTTTAATATTAACCTCAATAAGTAAACAGATCAATCAGCAGTCAAAGGAAAAAAGTTTGTTTTTGATTGACGAATTCCCGACTGTTTTTATACCTAAAGTTGAGCAATTGCCTGCAACAGGACGAAGCAATAAAGTAGCTACTATATTAGCTTGCCAAGACATTGCACAAATGGTGGACAAATACGGAAAAGATCGCGCCGATACAATACTAGCCAATTTAGGAACTCAGTTTTATGGTAGGACTACTAATCCAGAAACAGCAAAAAGAGTAAGTAGTTTGTTTGGCAAAGAAGACAAATTAATAGAATCTACCAATCGCTCAAAGTCAACTAATATGTTTGGTCTAGACCCTAAAAATACAAGCGGTTCTAGCTATAGCTATCAAGAAAGAGATCTTGTTAAAGTGCAAGATGTGGCTCAATTAGAAACAGGTTCATTTTACACTGTTTTAAGCGAAGGAAATCCAAGACAGGGAAAAGTATCAATTCCTTTAAACTTAAGCTTTGTAAAAACAGAATTACCGCAAAAAAGAGTCATTTCAGAAGAACAGATTGAAAATGTTTTTGATCGAATAAAAATGGAGGCTAGAGAAATATTGTCTGGATATAAGGAGGACTACAGTTAA
- a CDS encoding conjugal transfer protein TraO, whose protein sequence is MKKNKIFTGMLLMLGFISCYSQNERNPIGAIIGFAKDGYGAMVTYNYSLQGRKSMIVSALFTDATYSAEVDKIKYSDITLSLGYSFPLNLSKRRKLIADFDAGGVLGYELYRNENYDLSRGKIVPDNSEVIYGAYVGLGIDYLISKRTYFFIKANGYYHANSDLNTFVPFAGIGLKYYTN, encoded by the coding sequence ATGAAAAAGAATAAAATATTTACGGGAATGCTATTAATGTTGGGATTCATAAGCTGTTATTCCCAAAATGAAAGAAATCCAATTGGCGCTATTATTGGTTTTGCTAAAGATGGTTATGGTGCAATGGTTACATACAACTATTCTCTGCAAGGGCGAAAATCTATGATAGTTTCTGCATTGTTCACTGATGCGACATACAGTGCTGAAGTTGACAAAATAAAATACAGTGACATTACACTAAGCTTAGGTTATTCTTTTCCGCTAAATCTAAGTAAAAGAAGAAAATTAATAGCAGACTTTGACGCAGGAGGAGTTTTGGGTTATGAGCTCTATCGCAACGAAAACTATGACTTAAGCAGAGGGAAAATAGTTCCAGATAATTCAGAGGTTATTTATGGTGCTTATGTGGGATTAGGTATAGATTATTTAATAAGTAAACGAACCTATTTTTTCATTAAAGCGAATGGATATTATCATGCCAATTCGGATTTAAACACTTTTGTTCCTTTTGCAGGAATTGGACTTAAATATTACACAAATTAA
- a CDS encoding HigA family addiction module antitoxin: MKRKMRNVHPGEILKMELVEGRKLTVSKIAKLINTNLSHMSNILNGHTSITPHMALKIELIFGGSAKHFLNLQLNYDLKNARK, translated from the coding sequence ATGAAAAGAAAAATGAGGAATGTTCACCCTGGAGAAATTTTGAAGATGGAACTTGTGGAAGGTAGAAAACTGACCGTTAGTAAGATTGCCAAACTTATCAATACTAACCTTTCACATATGTCTAATATTCTTAATGGACATACTTCGATAACTCCACATATGGCTTTAAAAATAGAACTTATTTTTGGAGGTAGTGCTAAACATTTTTTGAATCTTCAGTTAAACTATGATTTAAAAAATGCTCGCAAATGA
- a CDS encoding protein-export chaperone SecB: MTQKAAFQLDKYLFSKVNIDIDNKGDNDMKVEFIPSGAFIPAHSQFEITFVFKAFYEEYEPEKPYVVIECKGLFVFENIKSIDEIPSFFYRNAIAILFPYLRAFVSMVTLQANLAPVVLPTLNLSDLEQPLKDSTITL, encoded by the coding sequence ATGACTCAAAAAGCAGCTTTTCAATTAGATAAATATTTATTTAGTAAAGTAAATATTGACATCGATAATAAAGGGGATAACGATATGAAAGTTGAATTTATTCCAAGTGGAGCTTTTATACCAGCACATTCTCAATTTGAAATAACATTTGTGTTTAAAGCATTTTACGAAGAATATGAGCCTGAAAAGCCATATGTTGTGATAGAGTGTAAAGGTCTTTTTGTGTTTGAAAATATAAAATCAATTGATGAGATACCATCATTTTTCTATAGAAATGCAATTGCAATTTTGTTTCCTTATTTAAGAGCTTTTGTTAGTATGGTAACTTTACAAGCTAATTTAGCTCCAGTTGTTTTGCCAACTTTAAATCTAAGTGATTTAGAACAGCCATTAAAAGATAGTACAATAACTTTATAA
- a CDS encoding ribose-phosphate pyrophosphokinase: MSHLEPEAKIFACSQSVYLAEKIAKDYGIPLGKVTMSTYSDGEFQPSYEESIRGLRVFIVCSTFPSADNLMELLLMIDAAKRASARHITAVMPYFGWARQDRKDKPRVPIGAKLVANLLTAAGATRIMTMDLHADQIQGFFEKPVDHLFASTIFLPYVESLKLENLTIASPDMGGSKRAYAYSKFLESDVVICYKQRKAANVIDTMELIGEVKGRNVILVDDMIDTGGTLAKAADLMIEKGALSVRAICTHAILSGGAYEKIENSKLTELIVTDSIPLKRESKKIKVVSCAPLFAEVMQMVHHNNSISGKFIM; the protein is encoded by the coding sequence ATGTCGCACCTAGAACCAGAAGCTAAAATTTTTGCTTGTTCACAAAGTGTTTATCTTGCAGAAAAAATTGCAAAAGATTACGGGATTCCGTTAGGAAAAGTAACGATGTCAACGTATAGTGACGGAGAATTTCAGCCGTCTTACGAAGAATCAATTAGAGGTTTACGAGTATTTATCGTATGTTCAACTTTTCCAAGTGCAGATAATCTGATGGAATTGTTGTTAATGATTGATGCAGCAAAACGTGCATCAGCAAGACATATTACAGCGGTTATGCCTTATTTTGGTTGGGCAAGACAAGACAGAAAAGACAAACCAAGAGTTCCGATTGGAGCTAAATTAGTAGCAAACCTACTAACAGCTGCAGGAGCAACAAGAATCATGACAATGGATTTGCACGCAGACCAAATTCAAGGATTCTTTGAAAAACCGGTAGATCATTTATTTGCATCTACAATCTTTTTACCATATGTAGAAAGTTTAAAATTAGAAAATCTGACAATTGCATCTCCAGATATGGGAGGTTCAAAAAGAGCATATGCTTACTCTAAGTTTTTAGAATCAGATGTAGTAATCTGTTACAAACAAAGAAAAGCAGCCAACGTTATCGACACTATGGAGCTGATTGGTGAAGTAAAAGGACGTAACGTAATCTTAGTAGACGACATGATCGATACAGGAGGAACTTTAGCGAAAGCGGCAGACCTTATGATCGAAAAAGGAGCGCTAAGCGTTAGAGCAATTTGTACGCACGCTATTTTATCAGGCGGAGCTTATGAAAAAATTGAAAACTCAAAACTGACAGAATTAATCGTAACAGATTCTATTCCGTTAAAGAGAGAATCAAAGAAAATAAAAGTGGTAAGCTGTGCGCCTCTATTTGCTGAGGTAATGCAGATGGTACACCACAACAATTCCATCAGTGGAAAATTTATAATGTAA
- a CDS encoding 50S ribosomal protein L25/general stress protein Ctc, giving the protein MKSITIKGSERESVGKVSTKALRNAGQVPCVLYGGNQAVHFSADVTAFKNLVYTPNAHTVVIELGKGKSFNAILQDIQVHPVTDKILHIDFFQLFDDKEITMEVPVKIVGTSKGVLAGGVLRLNQRKLKVKALPANLPDFVEADITPLEMGNKLYVTKVGKPEYKIMHPDNTVVCQVRISRAAMKAAQEAAKAAKAPAKGKKK; this is encoded by the coding sequence ATGAAATCGATTACAATTAAAGGATCAGAAAGAGAAAGCGTGGGCAAAGTGTCAACTAAAGCCTTACGTAATGCTGGACAGGTACCTTGCGTTTTATACGGAGGAAACCAAGCAGTACATTTCTCAGCAGACGTTACTGCATTCAAAAACTTGGTTTACACTCCAAACGCTCACACAGTTGTGATCGAACTTGGAAAAGGAAAATCATTCAATGCAATTTTGCAAGATATCCAAGTTCACCCAGTAACTGACAAAATTTTACACATCGACTTCTTCCAATTATTTGATGATAAAGAAATCACAATGGAAGTTCCTGTGAAAATCGTTGGTACATCTAAAGGTGTTCTTGCGGGAGGTGTTTTACGTTTAAACCAACGTAAATTAAAAGTTAAAGCTTTACCAGCAAATCTTCCTGATTTCGTTGAAGCTGACATCACTCCACTTGAAATGGGTAACAAATTATATGTTACTAAAGTTGGAAAACCAGAGTACAAAATTATGCACCCAGACAACACTGTTGTTTGTCAAGTAAGAATCTCTCGTGCTGCTATGAAAGCTGCTCAAGAAGCTGCAAAAGCTGCAAAAGCTCCTGCAAAAGGAAAGAAAAAATAA
- the pth gene encoding aminoacyl-tRNA hydrolase yields the protein MIKWITKLFSSTPKEENIDNMKKYLIVGLGNIGAEYVNTRHNIGFKVLDFFAKKEGLSFETVKLGALAEYKFKGRTFFLLKPNTYMNLSGKAVKYWMDKENIPLENILVITDDLNLSFGTIRIKPKGSDGGHNGLKNINLVLNTQNYTRYRFGISDQFKKGQQVDYVLGEWNAEEEAKLPERLETSAEIIKTFGTAGLENTMTTFNGK from the coding sequence ATGATAAAATGGATAACAAAACTGTTTTCATCAACACCAAAAGAAGAGAACATAGACAACATGAAAAAATATTTAATCGTAGGATTAGGAAATATCGGAGCCGAATACGTAAACACCAGACATAATATCGGATTTAAAGTGCTTGATTTTTTTGCTAAAAAAGAAGGACTTTCATTCGAAACCGTAAAATTGGGTGCATTGGCTGAATATAAATTTAAAGGAAGAACCTTTTTCCTTTTAAAGCCAAATACTTATATGAACTTAAGCGGTAAAGCAGTAAAATATTGGATGGATAAAGAAAATATTCCCCTAGAGAATATTTTGGTCATTACAGACGATTTAAACCTGTCATTTGGAACCATTCGCATTAAGCCAAAAGGTAGCGACGGTGGCCACAACGGACTTAAAAACATCAATTTAGTTTTAAATACACAAAATTATACCCGTTATCGATTTGGGATCAGCGACCAATTCAAAAAAGGACAGCAGGTAGATTATGTTTTAGGAGAATGGAATGCTGAAGAAGAAGCAAAATTGCCAGAGCGTTTAGAAACTTCAGCAGAAATTATTAAAACTTTCGGAACGGCTGGTTTAGAAAATACAATGACCACGTTTAATGGAAAATAA